One genomic window of Fusarium fujikuroi IMI 58289 draft genome, chromosome FFUJ_chr01 includes the following:
- a CDS encoding related to WSS1 Protein involved in sister chromatid separation and segregation, translated as MADSPMSDSEQSWLTLRITHRKATYELSFPEDATITDLFNEIEASLDIPVANQKIIAPKTPLLKAPFKNPDMPLLDLKGKHLTLMGSGAAEIQQVQDMAERVAKRNAARMAQRSKARHATTTRRNPQDSQYTFLQVRPLQGLPNPDRSQKLLLRLKEDPGIRAAMTKHKFAVGLLTEMEPLSHTQTTHEGTSRILGLNRNQGEVIELRLRTDAHDGYRDYKTIRKTLCHELAHNVHGPHDRNFWDLCHQIEREVDAADWKSGGHTIGETSRYTVSGRDEEEEDYPEDFGGWTGGEFVLGGVKNNSTAGMSRREVLAQAALERQRKEVDSERKVLEEKRQRSPPSDESK; from the coding sequence ATGGCAGACTCTCCCATGTCCGACAGCGAGCAGTCCTGGCTCACACTACGAATCACACACCGAAAAGCAACCTACGAACTATCCTTCCCCGAAGATGCGACAATCACAGACCTCTTCAACGAGATCGAAGCGAGTCTCGATATCCCCGTCGCAAACCAAAAGATCATCGCCCCAAAGACTCCCCTCCTCAAAGCGCCCTTCAAGAACCCCGACATGCCCCTCCTCGACCTCAAGGGCAAGCATTTGACGCTCATGGGCTCTGGCGCTGCGGAGATTCAGCAGGTGCAGGATATGGCCGAGCGCGTTGCGAAGCGCAATGCCGCGAGGATGGCGCAGAGGAGTAAAGCACGACATGCGACGACGACGCGCCGAAATCCACAAGACTCACAATATACATTTCTTCAAGTCCGGCCGCTCCAAGGCCTTCCGAACCCAGACCGGAGTCAGAAACTTCTTCTGCGACTGAAGGAAGACCCTGGCATTCGCGCTGCCATGACAAAGCACAAATTCGCTGTCGGGCTCCTTACAGAGATGGAACCTCTTTCGCATACACAGACAACACACGAGGGAACAAGTCGCATTCTGGGATTGAATCGTAATCAAGGCGAGGTCATTGAACTGCGATTACGAACAGATGCGCACGATGGATATCGCGATTACAAAACCATTCGCAAGACATTGTGCCACGAACTGGCGCATAATGTTCATGGTCCGCATGATAGAAACTTCTGGGACTTGTGTCATCAGATCGAGAGAGAAGTTGACGCTGCGGATTGGAAATCAGGCGGACACACGATCGGCGAAACATCACGATATACTGTTTCTGGacgtgatgaggaagaggaggattaTCCTGAGGACTTTGGAGGTTGGACGGGTGGTGAATTTGTTCTGGGTGGTGTAAAGAACAATTCCACTGCTGGGATGAGTAGACGAGAGGTACTAGCCCAAGCAGCACTTGAAAGACAGAGAAAGGAGGTTGATTCTGAGCGCAAGGTGCTTGAGGAGAAAAGACAACGATCACCACCCAGTGATGAATCCAAGTAA
- a CDS encoding probable recombinational repair protein mus-23, which translates to MPEFTEADTIRILVATDNHVGYEERDPIRRDDSWRTFDEILNLARTEDVDMVLLAGDLFHDNKPSRKSLYQVMRTLRQNCLGMKPCPLEFLSDAASVFEGAFTHVNYEDPDINISIPVFSIHGNHDDPSGEGNFCSLDLLQASGLLNYYGRVPEADNIEAKPILLQKGLTKLALFGLSNVRDERMFRTFRDHKVKWFRPETQMADWFNLLAVHQNHHAHTATSYLPENVLPDWLDLVVWGHEHECLIDPTQNPETGFHVMQPGSSVATSLVPGEAVQKHVAIVSVTGKDFKVDKLPLKSVRPFVTREVILSQDKRFKGLDKKKENRQEVTRRLMEIVEEMIEEANADWEAIQTDEEALEERPLPLIRLKVEYTATEGGQFEVENPQRFSNRFVGKVANTNDVVYFYRKKTSQRKANAANPTEALEALDGADDMVKVENLVQDFLSAQSLKVLPQGPFGDAVAQFVTKDDKHAMELFVSEHLTGQVRSMLGLESDDEDLNSAMDIYRMRIEQQQASGMQTARAERKRVLKPKPATWDSDFDGSWENEPDAWTYEDEQQAETSSRASAPAPAPARKTARGRAKATQQDDDMNLMDDDEPLPAPAKKPAAKRATRATKAAPAKKAPAKAPAKGRGCKAFEDSEDEEEDVIMESEEEPAPPPPKTRRTAAKSTAKAPATRGAAKNARQTKLNFSQSQKGGTQSKAVEISDDEISDDDAFEPAPATTRSTRRR; encoded by the exons ATGCCCGAGTTCACCG AGGCGGATACCATTCGTATCCTCGTTGCGACCGACAATCATGTCGGTTATGAAGAGCGAGACCCGATTCGTAGGGATGACAGTTGGAGAACTTTCGATGAAATTTTGAACCTTGCCCGGACTGAAGAT GTCGATATGGTTCTCCTCGCTGGCGATCTTTTCCACGACAACAAACCTTCCCGAAAGTCCCTTTACCAAGTGATGCGTACACTCCGACAAAACTGCTTGGGCATGAAACCTTGTCCTCTCGAATTTCTGTCCGATGCCGCATCTGTCTTTGAAGGCGCTTTCACGCATGTCAACTACGAAGATCCCGATATCAACATTTCCATCCCCGTCTTTTCGATCCATGGcaatcatgatgatccttCCGGTGAAGGCAACTTCTGTTCTCTTGATCTCCTACAAGCGAGCGGACTACTCAATTACTATGGCCGTGTCCCTGAGGCAGACAACATCGAGGCCAAGCCGATTCTGCTACAGAAGGGTCTTACAAAGCTTGCCTTGTTTGGGTTGAGTAATGTTCGAGATGAGCGCATGTTCCGTACTTTCCGAGATCACAAAGTCAAGTGGTTCCGACCTGAAACCCAGATGGCTGACTGGTTCAACTTGTTGGCTGTTCACCAGAACCACCATGCCCATACAGCCACATCCTACCTCCCCGAGAATGTCTTGCCCGATTGGCTTGACCTTGTAGTCTGGGGTCACGAGCACGAGTGTTTGATCGACCCTACGCAGAACCCCGAAACAGGCTTTCATGTCATGCAGCCAGGTTCATCCGTCGCAACTTCACTGGTTCCCGGTGAGGCGGTTCAGAAGCACGTTGCTATTGTGAGCGTCACAGGCAAAGACTTCAAGGTTGACAAGCTACCACTCAAGAGCGTACGTCCCTTTGTCACACGGGAAGTCATCCTTTCGCAAGACAAGCGCTTCAAGGGacttgacaagaagaaggagaaccGTCAGGAAGTCACACGAAGACTGATGGAGattgttgaggagatgatTGAGGAGGCTAATGCGGATTGGGAGGCCATTCAAACAGACGAAGAGGCTCTAGAAGAACGACCTCTTCCACTCATTCGTCTGAAGGTGGAGTATACAGCCACAGAAGGCGGTcagtttgaggttgagaatcCCCAGAGGTTCTCAAATCGATTTGTTGGTAAGGTGGCCAACACGAATGATGTTGTCTACTTTTACCGCAAAAAGACGTCACAGC GCAAAGCAAATGCTGCAAACCCAACGGAGGCCCTCGAGGCCCTCGATGGTGCTGACGACATGGTCAAGGTGGAGAATCTGGTGCAAGACTTTCTGTCGGCGCAATCACTCAAGGTCCTTCCTCAAGGACCGTTCGGTGATGCTGTGGCTCAGTTCGTGACAAAGGATGACAAACATGCGATGGAGCTATTTGTTTCAGAGCATCTGACAGGGCAAGTCCGATCTATGCTGGGCTTGGAgtccgacgatgaagatctcAACAGTGCCATGGATATCTATCGAATGAGGatcgagcagcagcaagctaGCGGCATGCAAACAGCACGAGCGGAGAGAAAACGAGTTCTCAAACCAAAACCAGCCACCTGGGACAGTGACTTTGATGGTAGCTGGGAGAATGAGCCCGATGCCTGGACATACGAGGATGAACAACAGGCCGAGACCTCTTCACGCGCATCTGCACCCGCACCAGCACCCGCACGAAAGACTGCACGTGGACGAGCCAAGGCGACTCAGCAAGATGACGACATGAACTTGatggacgatgatgagccacTCCCTGCACCAGCCAAGAAACCAGCAGCCAAGCGAGCAACACGCGCCACAAAAGCGGCACCAGCCAAAAAGGCCCCTGCAAAGGCTCCTGCAAAGGGACGAGGCTGCAAGGCATTCGAAGACagtgaggacgaggaagaagacgtGATCATGGAATCGGAAGAAGAGCCtgcacctcctccaccaaagaCACGACGAACCGCTGCGAAGAGCACCGCCAAGGCCCCGGCGACTCGAGGAGCGGCTAAGAATGCACGACAGACAAAGTTGAACTTTTCACAATCGCAGAAGGGCGGCACGCAGAGTAAAGCTGTTGAGAttagcgatgatgagatttCGGATGATGATGCGTTTGAGCCGGCGCCTGCGACGACACGAAGTACGAGGAGGAGATAG